A stretch of the Pseudomonas helvetica genome encodes the following:
- a CDS encoding type II toxin-antitoxin system RelE/ParE family toxin: protein MIKSFQHKGLRGFYETGSTRGIRTDHAKRLARMLPFMDRALSPGDLDLPGWRLHPLKGDLQTYWSLNVSGNWRLIFRFIGSDIELVDYLDYH, encoded by the coding sequence ATGATCAAATCCTTTCAGCACAAAGGCCTTCGTGGCTTCTATGAAACCGGTTCGACTCGTGGGATCCGCACCGATCATGCGAAACGCCTGGCCCGCATGTTGCCGTTCATGGATCGTGCACTGAGCCCGGGCGACCTGGACCTTCCCGGTTGGCGCCTGCATCCGCTCAAGGGCGATCTTCAGACCTATTGGTCACTGAACGTTTCCGGGAACTGGCGGCTGATTTTTCGCTTTATCGGTTCAGACATCGAACTGGTCGACTATCTGGACTATCACTGA
- a CDS encoding DJ-1 family glyoxalase III: MTFRALITLAEGIDDLQAVTLIDVLRRAKVEVVVASIESRRMLTCARGTRLTADAMLVDVLAQPFDLVVLPGGAVGAQRLAAHQPLLQLVQDQSAAGRMFAGIAESPALALQAFGVLRQRRMTCLPAASHQLLGCTFVDQPVVIDGNCITAQGSSAALAFALVLVERLCGKAVRAAVAGELLA; the protein is encoded by the coding sequence CCGAAGGTATCGACGACCTGCAAGCCGTGACACTGATCGACGTGTTGCGCCGGGCGAAAGTCGAAGTGGTGGTGGCGAGCATCGAGTCACGGCGCATGCTCACCTGCGCCCGTGGCACCCGATTGACTGCCGACGCGATGCTGGTCGATGTGTTGGCGCAACCTTTCGATCTGGTCGTTTTGCCGGGTGGCGCCGTCGGCGCACAGCGCCTGGCGGCTCATCAACCCTTGTTACAGCTGGTCCAGGATCAATCCGCCGCCGGGCGCATGTTTGCCGGTATCGCCGAGTCGCCGGCGCTGGCACTGCAAGCCTTTGGCGTATTGCGTCAGCGGCGCATGACCTGTCTGCCTGCGGCCAGTCATCAACTGCTCGGCTGCACATTCGTCGATCAACCCGTGGTCATCGACGGCAACTGCATCACCGCTCAAGGTTCGAGCGCTGCCCTGGCGTTTGCCTTGGTGCTGGTTGAACGACTGTGTGGCAAAGCCGTCAGGGCTGCGGTGGCGGGGGAGTTGCTGGCGTAG
- a CDS encoding HigA family addiction module antitoxin has product MPMHNPPHPGETLLLDVLPELGVSITELAKRLGYARPHFSRVLHGHAPISPDLAVRLERAGIGKARTWLGVQTDYDLWQAEHREQPPIERFAAQA; this is encoded by the coding sequence ATGCCTATGCACAACCCGCCACACCCTGGCGAAACACTTCTGCTGGATGTGTTGCCGGAACTCGGCGTCAGTATCACCGAGCTGGCCAAGCGGCTTGGCTACGCCCGCCCGCATTTCTCGCGGGTGCTTCACGGTCATGCCCCTATCAGCCCGGATCTGGCAGTACGGCTGGAGCGCGCCGGTATCGGCAAGGCAAGAACCTGGCTAGGCGTTCAGACTGACTACGATCTCTGGCAAGCCGAGCACCGCGAACAGCCCCCCATCGAGCGTTTCGCCGCCCAGGCGTGA